Proteins from one Gammaproteobacteria bacterium genomic window:
- the sohB gene encoding protease SohB: MAYLFDYLTFLAKAATLVLAVVFIVSGIVGAVRQAKASTSTLYVQSLNERFRDHADVLYESMLAPAQLKRHHRDRRREEKREQKSLKLGGSKARSRIFVLDFDGDLEASAVEHLREEISAVLQVAEPEDEILVRLESEGGLVHGYGLAASQLARIRGRGLRLTVAVDKVAASGGYLMACVADRIIAAPFAILGSIGVVAQLPNFHRLLDEHKVDFELHTAGQHKRTLTLFGENTDEARAKFREELDETHALFKSFVTEHRPQLAIDAVATGEHWFGTRALELKLVDEIKTSDDYLLGRFSEHDLYSVRYHRPKRLPERLQSAWSRLARGALGRWNPLR; encoded by the coding sequence GTGGCTTATCTTTTCGATTATCTGACGTTTCTGGCCAAGGCTGCGACTTTGGTGCTTGCCGTGGTCTTCATCGTCAGCGGCATTGTCGGCGCGGTCCGACAGGCCAAAGCATCGACCTCGACATTGTACGTGCAGAGTCTGAACGAACGCTTTCGCGATCATGCGGACGTACTCTACGAATCAATGCTGGCGCCGGCTCAGCTGAAACGCCACCACCGCGATCGTCGACGCGAGGAGAAGCGCGAGCAAAAGTCCCTAAAGCTGGGCGGCAGCAAAGCGCGCAGCCGGATATTCGTGCTCGATTTCGATGGCGACCTCGAGGCCTCCGCGGTTGAGCATCTGCGCGAGGAGATCAGCGCGGTGCTGCAGGTCGCCGAACCCGAGGACGAGATACTGGTCCGTCTCGAAAGCGAAGGCGGACTGGTGCATGGCTATGGTCTCGCCGCGTCCCAGCTGGCGCGAATTCGCGGTCGTGGCCTGCGCCTCACGGTCGCCGTCGACAAAGTCGCGGCGAGCGGCGGCTATTTGATGGCCTGCGTCGCCGACCGGATCATCGCGGCGCCGTTCGCGATTCTGGGCTCGATCGGCGTGGTCGCCCAATTGCCCAATTTCCATCGCCTGCTCGACGAGCACAAGGTCGACTTCGAACTGCATACGGCCGGTCAGCACAAGCGCACGTTAACCTTGTTCGGGGAAAATACCGACGAGGCGCGCGCCAAGTTCCGGGAGGAACTGGACGAAACGCATGCGCTGTTCAAGTCGTTCGTCACCGAACACCGGCCGCAACTTGCGATCGACGCGGTCGCGACCGGAGAACACTGGTTCGGCACGCGCGCGCTGGAGCTGAAGCTGGTCGATGAGATCAAGACCAGCGACGACTATCTGCTGGGCCGGTTCAGCGAACACGATCTGTACTCGGTTCGCTACCATCGGCCGAAACGTCTGCCGGAACGGCTGCAGAGCGCATGGAGCCGGCTGGCACGTGGCGCGCTGGGCCGCTGGAATCCATTGCGCTGA
- a CDS encoding YggT family protein, whose translation MSANVNNAFYFLVNTLLQLYLMVMILRILLQLVRADFYNPVCQVIWKVTQPLVDLPGRVLPRYRNIDVAGILVTYVCTVIYIYVIFAILGLGVPLIQALWFAVLKMAWLTLQIYTFSLLIQAVLSWVGPGYNNPAGSILWSLNEPLLRPVRRVIPPISGLDLSPLVVILLLQVLARLIGVPGILR comes from the coding sequence ATGTCCGCGAATGTGAACAACGCGTTTTATTTTTTGGTCAACACGCTGCTGCAGCTGTACCTGATGGTGATGATCCTGAGGATTCTGCTGCAGCTGGTCCGTGCGGACTTCTACAACCCGGTATGCCAGGTGATCTGGAAGGTCACGCAGCCGCTGGTCGATCTGCCGGGGCGCGTACTGCCGCGCTACCGCAATATCGACGTAGCGGGAATTCTCGTCACCTATGTCTGCACGGTGATCTACATCTACGTGATCTTCGCGATCCTCGGCCTGGGCGTGCCGCTGATTCAGGCGCTGTGGTTCGCCGTGCTGAAAATGGCATGGCTGACGTTGCAGATCTATACCTTTTCGCTGCTGATCCAGGCCGTGCTGTCCTGGGTCGGCCCGGGCTACAACAATCCGGCTGGCAGCATTCTGTGGAGCCTCAACGAGCCATTGTTGCGCCCCGTGCGCCGCGTGATTCCACCAATCTCCGGGCTCGACCTGTCTCCGCTGGTGGTCATCCTGCTGCTCCAGGTGCTCGCCCGCCTGATCGGCGTTCCGGGGATTCTGCGCTGA
- a CDS encoding 5-formyltetrahydrofolate cyclo-ligase produces MRRLFRAQRKAIPRAQRLYDAARAARRADAFLLRHGARCVAVYLPHGSELDTWPLIGKLQRRGIKVLVPKLTPVAGRMNFVRLGKTHHTVRHAANRYGIAEPKRQRRIAARVIDVVLVPLLAVDKRGFRLGAGGGYYDRWFASHAAGRRPLRLGYAHLEQLSDQPLPHQAWDIRLHGLITPAGIRRFRNR; encoded by the coding sequence TTGCGTCGGCTTTTTCGTGCGCAGCGCAAGGCCATTCCACGCGCCCAACGCCTCTATGACGCAGCCCGCGCCGCCCGTCGCGCCGATGCGTTTCTGCTCAGACACGGCGCACGCTGCGTTGCCGTCTATCTGCCTCACGGCAGCGAACTCGATACCTGGCCGCTGATCGGCAAGCTGCAACGCCGCGGCATTAAGGTCTTGGTGCCCAAGCTGACGCCCGTTGCGGGACGCATGAACTTCGTGCGCCTCGGCAAAACCCATCACACCGTTCGACATGCCGCGAATCGCTACGGCATCGCCGAACCGAAGCGGCAACGGCGGATCGCAGCGCGCGTGATTGATGTGGTCCTGGTTCCGCTGCTGGCGGTGGACAAGCGTGGATTCCGCCTCGGTGCCGGTGGCGGCTACTATGATCGATGGTTCGCGAGCCACGCGGCTGGGCGGCGCCCTCTGCGCCTCGGGTACGCCCATCTCGAACAGCTGTCGGACCAGCCATTGCCGCATCAGGCCTGGGACATTCGGCTGCACGGCCTGATTACACCAGCTGGCATCCGCCGATTCCGGAACCGCTGA
- the proC gene encoding pyrroline-5-carboxylate reductase, which produces MTETIAFIGGGNMAASLIGGLVASGHEPGAIAVVDTDRAKADALGRQYGISNANSATEAVRDAQAVVLAIKPQALQTAVHGLSFPSGSAVISIAAGIRIDSLRRWLGPQVQIVRSMPNTPALYRAGMSGLYAPPETQVSAREAAQYVLGAVGETCWVETEPMLDALTAVSGSGPAYVFQLCEMMCNAGIALGLPADTARQLATHTIAGAARMLSDSDEDAEALRLKVTSKGGTTAAAIESLENGGVRKLYNAALECAARRAAELGDELDRS; this is translated from the coding sequence ATGACAGAGACGATTGCCTTCATCGGCGGCGGCAACATGGCTGCGAGCCTGATCGGCGGACTGGTCGCTTCCGGCCACGAGCCTGGAGCGATTGCGGTCGTTGATACCGATCGGGCCAAGGCGGACGCGCTGGGTCGACAGTACGGCATCAGCAATGCGAACAGCGCGACCGAGGCCGTGCGTGACGCGCAGGCCGTGGTACTCGCCATCAAGCCGCAGGCGCTCCAAACCGCCGTGCACGGGCTCAGCTTCCCCAGCGGCAGCGCCGTGATCTCGATCGCAGCAGGTATCCGCATCGACAGTCTGCGCCGTTGGCTCGGCCCGCAAGTCCAAATCGTACGCAGCATGCCGAACACGCCAGCGCTCTACCGCGCCGGCATGAGTGGCCTGTATGCGCCGCCGGAGACGCAAGTCTCGGCCCGCGAAGCCGCGCAATACGTGCTCGGCGCCGTCGGCGAGACCTGCTGGGTGGAAACCGAGCCGATGCTCGACGCACTCACCGCCGTGTCCGGCTCCGGCCCAGCCTACGTGTTCCAGTTGTGCGAAATGATGTGCAATGCCGGCATCGCGCTGGGCCTGCCGGCAGACACGGCGCGCCAGCTGGCCACGCACACCATCGCCGGCGCCGCGCGCATGCTCAGCGACAGCGACGAGGATGCCGAAGCGCTGCGCCTCAAGGTCACCTCCAAGGGTGGCACCACGGCGGCGGCCATCGAATCGCTGGAGAACGGCGGCGTCCGCAAGCTCTACAATGCCGCGCTCGAATGCGCAGCCCGCCGCGCCGCGGAACTGGGTGACGAACTGGACCGCAGCTGA
- a CDS encoding cell division protein ZapA: MSGPASLTVTVRIMGREYSVACPQEEHEALIASAEFLNERMNAIRKRGKALGVERIAVMAALNIARELLEHQGVEPIAPGANAKTIERLSQLCLDIDSTLASTD, translated from the coding sequence ATGAGTGGCCCCGCCTCCCTGACAGTCACTGTGAGAATCATGGGGCGCGAATACAGCGTGGCCTGCCCACAGGAAGAGCACGAGGCGCTCATCGCCTCCGCCGAGTTCCTCAACGAGCGCATGAACGCGATCCGCAAACGCGGCAAGGCACTTGGCGTGGAAAGGATTGCCGTGATGGCGGCGCTGAATATCGCCCGCGAATTGCTTGAGCACCAGGGCGTCGAGCCCATCGCTCCCGGCGCCAACGCGAAGACGATCGAACGACTCAGCCAACTGTGTCTGGACATCGACAGCACCCTGGCTTCCACGGATTGA
- a CDS encoding DUF2970 domain-containing protein translates to MHSVDRSSPGLFDQLLSVLAAFFGVQSRRNRERDFKHGKAINFVILGVVMTIVFVIVLALVVKLVLRSAGVS, encoded by the coding sequence ATGCATTCCGTTGACCGGTCGTCGCCGGGGCTGTTCGATCAGCTTCTGAGCGTGCTCGCGGCCTTCTTCGGCGTCCAGAGCCGACGCAACCGCGAACGCGATTTCAAGCATGGTAAAGCCATCAACTTCGTGATTCTCGGCGTGGTGATGACTATCGTGTTTGTGATCGTGCTGGCGCTGGTTGTCAAGCTCGTGTTGCGTAGTGCCGGAGTCAGCTGA
- a CDS encoding EVE domain-containing protein, which produces MAYWLMKSEPDSFGIDDLKKRPKQTEPWDGVRNYQARNFMRDRMKPGDGVLFYHSNCAAPGIYGLAEIASNAYPDPTQFDSKHHHYDAGAKPEEPRWLLVDVRYQRHLKRPILLSELREHADELVGFKLIAKGNRLSILPVAPEHWRRIMALE; this is translated from the coding sequence ATGGCCTACTGGTTGATGAAATCGGAGCCTGACAGCTTCGGTATCGACGATCTGAAGAAGCGCCCAAAGCAGACCGAGCCCTGGGACGGGGTGCGCAACTATCAGGCACGCAACTTCATGCGTGACCGGATGAAGCCTGGGGACGGCGTCCTTTTCTACCATTCCAACTGCGCCGCACCCGGTATCTATGGACTGGCCGAAATAGCGAGCAACGCCTATCCCGATCCGACGCAGTTCGATTCTAAGCACCATCATTACGACGCCGGCGCAAAGCCGGAGGAACCGCGCTGGCTGCTGGTGGATGTCCGCTACCAGCGCCATCTCAAGCGCCCGATACTGCTGTCCGAGCTCCGCGAGCACGCCGACGAACTGGTTGGCTTCAAGTTGATCGCGAAAGGCAACCGGCTCTCGATCCTGCCGGTCGCACCGGAGCATTGGCGGCGGATCATGGCGCTTGAGTGA
- the metW gene encoding methionine biosynthesis protein MetW, translating to MRPELRIIAEWIEPGARVLDLGCGDGALLAHLMQSRDVSGYGLEIDPANVLRCIENGVNVIEADIDAGLEEFGDQSFDYVVMSQALQALQHPDLAIREILRVGQVGVLTFPNFGHWRARTQLVRGRMPMTPALPSRWYSTENIHLCTVNDFEALCHEQAWSILRRNFTGPAQRQGWLSRSIPNLFAESALYMLKGAIPAAA from the coding sequence CTGCGCCCGGAACTGCGGATCATCGCCGAATGGATCGAGCCCGGCGCCCGTGTGCTCGACCTCGGCTGCGGCGACGGTGCGCTGCTTGCGCACCTGATGCAGAGCCGCGACGTCTCGGGCTACGGCCTGGAGATCGATCCGGCCAACGTGCTGCGCTGTATCGAAAATGGCGTCAATGTCATCGAAGCCGACATCGACGCCGGCCTCGAGGAGTTCGGAGACCAATCGTTCGACTACGTGGTCATGTCGCAGGCGCTACAGGCCCTGCAGCATCCCGATCTCGCCATCCGGGAAATCCTCAGGGTCGGCCAGGTCGGCGTGCTGACGTTTCCCAACTTCGGCCACTGGCGTGCACGAACCCAGCTCGTACGCGGACGCATGCCGATGACGCCGGCCCTGCCGAGCCGCTGGTACTCCACTGAAAACATCCACCTGTGCACGGTCAACGACTTCGAAGCCCTGTGCCACGAGCAGGCCTGGTCGATATTGCGACGCAATTTCACCGGGCCGGCGCAGCGCCAGGGCTGGCTTTCGAGATCCATCCCCAACCTATTCGCCGAAAGCGCGCTGTACATGCTCAAGGGCGCCATACCCGCCGCGGCGTAA
- a CDS encoding DegQ family serine endoprotease: MNLLRYSLVAVLAAAVTVLLRSGPDFSPVAVADASPVVQTEVPTLAPMIKQVLPAVVNVSIVPKYEQMQNPLLQDPFFRRFFGVPEQQQQPRSAQPQPVGSGVIVDARKGYVLTNHHVIEQADKVEVTLADERTFKAKVIGSDADTDIAVLQLEDPEKLSALPVADSDKLEVGDFVVAIGNPFGLRQTVTSGIVSALGRATSTEGLQDFIQTDAAINPGNSGGALVNLRGELVGINSQILSRSGGNIGIGFAIPTNLAKSIMDQLIEFGDIKRGFIGITGQPLSPELARAFGLDGRHGAVVTQVLPDSPADKAGLKTEDVIVAVDGQEVRNMLMLKNAIGLKRVGDTVTVTLIRDGKERKERIKIGDSTESGAPGEAPSDLLDGATFGPIPDDHPLAGQVEGVMIRSIDAGSAAAYAGLRPGDVIDSVNRRNVTDMASFSKAVKDQKELLLLVRRGPASMYIVLR, encoded by the coding sequence ATGAACTTATTGCGTTACAGCCTGGTCGCGGTGCTGGCCGCAGCGGTCACCGTGTTGCTGCGGTCCGGTCCGGATTTCAGTCCGGTCGCCGTCGCCGACGCGTCTCCGGTGGTGCAGACCGAAGTGCCGACCCTGGCGCCGATGATCAAGCAGGTGCTGCCGGCCGTGGTCAACGTCTCCATCGTGCCCAAGTACGAGCAGATGCAGAATCCGCTGTTGCAGGATCCGTTCTTCCGCCGCTTTTTTGGTGTGCCGGAGCAGCAACAGCAGCCGCGCAGCGCGCAGCCGCAGCCAGTGGGTTCGGGCGTGATCGTCGATGCCCGCAAAGGCTATGTGCTGACCAACCACCACGTCATCGAGCAGGCCGACAAGGTGGAAGTCACCCTGGCGGACGAACGCACCTTCAAGGCCAAGGTCATCGGCAGTGACGCCGATACCGACATCGCCGTGCTCCAGCTGGAGGACCCGGAGAAACTGTCGGCGCTTCCGGTCGCGGATTCGGACAAACTCGAAGTCGGCGACTTCGTCGTCGCCATCGGCAACCCCTTCGGCCTGCGCCAAACAGTCACCTCGGGCATCGTCAGTGCGCTGGGGCGCGCCACCAGCACCGAGGGCCTGCAGGACTTCATTCAGACGGACGCAGCGATCAACCCCGGCAACTCGGGCGGTGCACTGGTCAACCTGCGCGGTGAACTGGTCGGCATCAACAGTCAGATCCTGTCGCGCAGCGGCGGCAACATCGGCATCGGCTTCGCCATCCCGACCAATCTGGCCAAGAGCATCATGGACCAGCTGATCGAGTTCGGTGACATCAAGCGCGGATTCATCGGCATCACCGGCCAACCCTTGAGTCCGGAGCTGGCGCGTGCCTTCGGCCTGGATGGTCGCCACGGCGCCGTGGTGACTCAGGTGCTGCCCGACTCCCCGGCCGACAAGGCCGGGCTCAAGACCGAGGACGTGATCGTTGCGGTCGACGGACAGGAAGTCCGAAACATGTTGATGCTGAAGAATGCGATCGGCCTCAAACGGGTGGGCGACACGGTGACGGTGACGCTCATTCGCGACGGCAAGGAGCGCAAGGAACGCATCAAGATCGGCGACAGCACCGAGAGCGGCGCGCCGGGCGAAGCGCCCAGCGACCTGCTGGACGGCGCGACCTTCGGCCCGATTCCCGACGACCACCCGCTGGCGGGCCAGGTCGAGGGCGTGATGATTCGCAGCATCGACGCCGGCTCGGCGGCTGCCTATGCCGGCTTGCGCCCCGGAGACGTGATCGACAGCGTCAATCGTCGAAACGTTACCGACATGGCGAGTTTCAGCAAGGCGGTCAAAGACCAGAAGGAGCTGCTGTTGCTGGTCCGGCGCGGACCGGCCTCCATGTACATCGTATTGCGCTAG
- the ilvA gene encoding threonine ammonia-lyase, biosynthetic, whose product MATRRRGRRHFQPDSQVNEIAGRTARERARLLHDYRARIDNARVYDVAIRSPLDEAPRLSARMGNRVLLKREDAQPVYSFKLRGAYNRIVRLSDAERRRGVICASAGNHAQGVALAAQRLGIPAWIVMPRTTPQIKVDSVRSLGARAVLHGDAYDDAAEHAAALCAAKGLSYIPPYDDPEIIAGQGTVAREIVAQHPGPIDAVFVPVGGGGLIAGVAAYLKAVRPEVRIIGVEPSDSNCLAAAMKAGRRVSLPQVGLFADGVAVRQIGKENFRLARHFVDEVITVEIDEICAAIRDMFNERRAVPEPAGALGIAGIKRWVVQHGVRDQTLCAIVSGANVNFDRLRHIAERAELGDANEALLAVTIPERPGSFRRFCRELGRHNISEFNYRYADAQGAHVFVGVKLAGGRDEAAQVLEGLRASGYAVVDLSGDEIAKVHIRYMVGGRAPGLSDERLFRIEFPERPGALLNFLSRLGDQWNISLFHYRNHGAAHGRVLVGLQVPRRERAENRRVLDEIGYPWWEESENPGYELFLGTA is encoded by the coding sequence ATGGCGACGCGGCGGCGCGGACGGCGCCACTTTCAACCGGATAGCCAGGTGAACGAAATTGCAGGACGCACCGCGCGCGAACGCGCGCGGCTGCTGCACGACTATCGCGCGCGCATCGACAACGCACGGGTCTATGACGTGGCGATCCGCAGTCCGCTGGATGAGGCGCCGCGGTTGTCCGCGCGGATGGGCAACCGTGTTCTGCTCAAACGCGAGGACGCGCAGCCGGTCTATTCCTTCAAGTTGCGCGGTGCCTATAACCGCATCGTCCGGCTGTCGGATGCTGAGCGCCGCCGTGGCGTGATCTGCGCTTCGGCCGGCAACCACGCGCAAGGCGTGGCGCTGGCCGCCCAGCGTCTGGGAATACCCGCATGGATCGTGATGCCGCGGACCACGCCGCAGATCAAGGTGGATTCGGTACGGTCCCTGGGGGCACGCGCGGTGCTGCACGGTGATGCCTATGACGATGCCGCCGAGCATGCCGCGGCACTCTGTGCCGCCAAGGGACTCAGCTACATCCCTCCGTATGACGATCCGGAGATCATTGCCGGGCAGGGCACGGTGGCGCGCGAAATCGTCGCCCAGCATCCGGGCCCGATCGATGCCGTGTTCGTGCCGGTGGGCGGCGGCGGTCTGATTGCCGGCGTGGCCGCGTACCTCAAGGCGGTACGGCCCGAAGTGAGGATTATCGGCGTCGAGCCGAGCGATTCGAACTGTCTGGCTGCGGCGATGAAGGCCGGTCGTCGCGTGAGCTTGCCACAGGTGGGCCTGTTCGCCGACGGTGTGGCGGTGCGTCAGATCGGCAAGGAGAATTTTCGCCTGGCGCGCCATTTTGTCGATGAAGTGATCACGGTCGAGATCGACGAGATCTGCGCGGCGATCCGCGACATGTTCAATGAAAGGCGCGCGGTTCCCGAACCCGCAGGTGCACTGGGCATTGCCGGCATCAAGCGCTGGGTGGTACAGCACGGCGTGCGCGACCAGACCCTGTGCGCGATCGTCAGCGGTGCCAATGTCAATTTCGATCGGCTCCGGCATATCGCGGAGCGTGCGGAGCTGGGCGATGCCAATGAGGCGCTGTTGGCCGTTACGATCCCCGAGCGTCCAGGCAGCTTTCGGCGCTTCTGCCGGGAGCTGGGCCGCCACAACATCAGCGAGTTCAACTATCGCTATGCGGATGCCCAGGGCGCGCATGTGTTCGTCGGCGTGAAACTGGCCGGAGGACGCGACGAAGCGGCCCAAGTGCTTGAAGGCCTGCGTGCCTCGGGTTACGCGGTCGTCGATCTGTCCGGTGACGAGATCGCGAAGGTCCACATCCGCTACATGGTCGGCGGGCGCGCTCCGGGTCTGAGTGATGAGCGCCTGTTTCGTATCGAATTCCCGGAGCGGCCAGGCGCCTTGCTCAACTTCCTGAGCCGACTGGGTGACCAGTGGAACATCTCACTGTTTCACTACCGCAACCACGGCGCCGCGCATGGGCGGGTTCTCGTTGGTCTGCAGGTGCCGCGACGTGAACGTGCCGAAAACCGCCGTGTGCTCGACGAAATCGGCTACCCCTGGTGGGAGGAATCGGAGAATCCGGGTTACGAGCTGTTTCTGGGCACCGCTTGA
- a CDS encoding YbhB/YbcL family Raf kinase inhibitor-like protein, which translates to MKLTSQSFFDGGAIPGRCAFAVIDAVEHLKLSQNLNPELSWTQVPDGTRSFALLGIDHDAPSQPDDVNQEGRSVPADLPRVEFVHWAMIDIPADTCGIAEGACSEGVTPKGKQTPVGPDGSRQGLNDYTSWFDGDADMAGRYKGYDGPCPPWNDERPHHYHFELLALDVATLPVEGEFTAADVRAAADGHVLGSAKIVGLYTLNPAVRIS; encoded by the coding sequence ATGAAACTCACCAGTCAAAGCTTTTTCGACGGCGGCGCCATTCCGGGCCGTTGCGCGTTCGCGGTCATTGACGCGGTCGAGCACCTAAAGCTGTCACAGAACCTCAATCCCGAATTGAGCTGGACGCAGGTGCCTGACGGCACGCGCAGTTTCGCGCTGTTAGGTATCGACCATGACGCACCAAGCCAGCCCGACGACGTGAACCAGGAGGGTCGGTCCGTTCCGGCGGACCTGCCGCGCGTCGAGTTTGTCCACTGGGCGATGATCGACATCCCGGCCGACACCTGTGGCATCGCCGAGGGCGCCTGCAGCGAGGGCGTCACACCCAAGGGCAAGCAGACACCGGTCGGACCGGACGGCAGCCGCCAGGGCCTCAACGACTACACGTCCTGGTTCGATGGCGATGCCGATATGGCAGGTCGCTACAAGGGTTACGACGGTCCCTGCCCGCCCTGGAACGACGAACGCCCTCACCACTACCATTTCGAACTGCTCGCACTCGACGTGGCGACCCTTCCGGTGGAAGGCGAATTCACTGCCGCCGATGTTCGCGCGGCCGCGGACGGGCATGTTCTGGGCTCGGCGAAGATCGTCGGCCTCTATACGCTGAATCCCGCCGTTCGCATAAGCTGA
- a CDS encoding homoserine O-acetyltransferase yields MNDSSPEPEEFGGLGIVVPQRITLDAPLLLDCGRTLAQHELMVETYGRLNADRSNAILICHALSGDHHAAGFHAAGDRKPGWWDNCIGPGRPIDTDRFFVVCLNNLGGCRGSTGPGTINPDSGKHWGPDFPIVTVRDWVRSQALLADHLGIRQWAAGIGGSLGGMQIMQWAIDLPERIRHAIVIAAAPKLSAQNIAFNEIARQAILSDPDFHDGHFYEHGTVPSRGLKLARMLGHITYLSDEAMRAKFGRVLRGGHMQFNYEVEFEVESYLRYQGQQFVDRFDANTYLLMTKALDYFDPARDYGDDLVAALSHASARFFVLAFEADWRFSPERSREIVQALVAAGKNVSYALIESQLGHDDFLMPLPEYHQLLRAYLNRVALEVGA; encoded by the coding sequence GTGAACGATTCGTCCCCCGAGCCGGAGGAATTCGGCGGCCTCGGCATCGTCGTACCGCAGCGCATCACGCTGGATGCGCCACTGTTGCTGGACTGCGGCCGCACCCTGGCGCAGCACGAGCTGATGGTGGAAACCTATGGCCGGCTCAATGCCGACCGTAGCAACGCCATTCTGATCTGCCACGCACTGTCCGGTGACCATCATGCCGCCGGCTTCCATGCTGCCGGCGACCGCAAGCCGGGCTGGTGGGACAACTGCATCGGGCCGGGGCGGCCGATCGATACCGATCGCTTCTTCGTGGTGTGCCTCAACAACCTTGGCGGCTGTCGCGGCTCCACCGGGCCGGGAACCATCAATCCGGACTCCGGCAAGCACTGGGGGCCAGACTTCCCCATCGTCACCGTTCGCGACTGGGTGCGCTCCCAGGCCTTGCTGGCCGATCATCTGGGCATCCGGCAATGGGCGGCCGGCATTGGCGGCAGCCTGGGTGGCATGCAGATCATGCAGTGGGCGATCGATCTGCCGGAACGCATCCGGCACGCCATCGTCATCGCTGCGGCGCCCAAGCTTTCGGCGCAGAACATTGCCTTCAATGAAATCGCGCGTCAGGCCATCCTGTCAGACCCGGACTTTCACGACGGCCACTTTTACGAGCACGGCACGGTGCCTTCGCGCGGGCTCAAGCTGGCGCGCATGCTCGGGCACATCACCTACCTCTCCGACGAGGCGATGCGCGCCAAATTCGGACGGGTGCTGCGCGGTGGCCACATGCAGTTCAACTACGAAGTCGAGTTCGAGGTCGAAAGCTATCTTCGTTATCAGGGCCAGCAGTTCGTGGATCGCTTCGATGCGAACACCTACCTGCTGATGACCAAGGCTCTGGACTATTTCGACCCGGCCCGCGACTACGGTGATGATCTGGTGGCCGCGCTGTCGCATGCCAGCGCCCGCTTCTTCGTCCTGGCGTTCGAGGCAGACTGGCGCTTCTCGCCGGAACGCTCGCGCGAAATCGTGCAGGCCCTGGTCGCGGCCGGCAAGAACGTCAGCTATGCCCTGATCGAATCGCAACTGGGACACGACGACTTCCTGATGCCCTTGCCGGAGTATCACCAGCTGTTGCGCGCCTACCTGAACCGTGTGGCGCTCGAGGTCGGCGCATGA
- a CDS encoding DUF2505 domain-containing protein — translation MLNFDESLQLGGNRERFFRMLQDKTFFERKYKDMRLQTAEVLEHEVIGEVVKVTVRYSAPLGKSLPPIAQKFVGDEIVITQYEQWDFSTGQANMRQEVRNAPAKIGSDIEFSESAEGVQVEMHWHVNVSVPMIGAKLEKMIGDTLRMMMKAEFRSSRKLLAEY, via the coding sequence ATGCTGAACTTCGACGAATCCTTGCAGCTCGGCGGCAATCGCGAGCGCTTCTTTCGAATGCTGCAGGACAAGACCTTTTTTGAGCGTAAATACAAGGACATGCGACTGCAGACCGCCGAGGTGCTGGAGCACGAGGTCATCGGGGAGGTGGTCAAGGTGACGGTGCGCTACTCGGCTCCGCTGGGGAAGTCCTTGCCACCGATTGCGCAGAAATTCGTGGGCGACGAGATTGTCATCACCCAGTACGAGCAATGGGATTTCTCCACCGGTCAGGCCAACATGCGGCAGGAAGTCCGCAACGCGCCCGCCAAGATCGGGTCGGATATCGAGTTCAGCGAGTCTGCCGAGGGCGTACAGGTGGAGATGCATTGGCACGTCAATGTGAGCGTGCCGATGATCGGCGCCAAGCTGGAAAAAATGATCGGTGACACCTTGCGCATGATGATGAAGGCTGAGTTCCGCTCGTCGCGCAAGCTGCTCGCCGAATACTGA